The Pristiophorus japonicus isolate sPriJap1 chromosome 3, sPriJap1.hap1, whole genome shotgun sequence genome has a segment encoding these proteins:
- the LOC139259988 gene encoding gamma-crystallin S-1-like isoform X2 — protein sequence MDLSRITFYEDRNFQGRHYECNTDCADLSPYFSRCNSIRVESDWWVGYEKPNYMGYQYVLSRGEYPDYQRWMGFNDNIRSCRTYPYVSGNYRMKIYERPDFGGQMMEFMDDCPSVYDRFRYRDIHSCNVMDGYWNFYEQPNYRGRQYFMKPGEYRRFSDWGGNNSTVGSFRRMRDF from the exons ATCACCTTCTACGAGGACAGGAACTTCCAGGGTCGGCACTACGAGTGCAATACTGACTGTGCTGACCTGTCCCCTTACTTCAGCCGCTGTAACTCCATTCGTGTGGAGAGTGACTGGTGGGTGGGGTATGAAAAACCCAATTACATGGGATACCAGTATGTTCTGAGCAGGGGAGAATATCCTGACTACCAGCGCTGGATGGGATTCAATGACAACATCAGGTCATGTCGTACCTACCCATACGTAA GTGGAAACTACAGAATGAAGATTTACGAGAGGCCTGACTTTGGAGGACAGATGATGGAATTCATGGATGACTGTCCATCTGTCTACGATCGTTTCCGTTACCGTGACATTCACTCCTGCAATGTGATGGACGGTTACTGGAACTTCTATGAACAGCCCAACTACAGAGGCCGACAGTACTTCATGAAACCTGGTGAATACAGGAGATTCAGTGACTGGGGCGGCAACAACTCAACTGTCGGATCTTTCAGGCGTATGAGGGACTTCTAG
- the LOC139259988 gene encoding gamma-crystallin S-1-like isoform X1, whose amino-acid sequence MDLSRITFYEDRNFQGRHYECNTDCADLSPYFSRCNSIRVESDWWVGYEKPNYMGYQYVLSRGEYPDYQRWMGFNDNIRSCRTYPYYRGGNYRMKIYERPDFGGQMMEFMDDCPSVYDRFRYRDIHSCNVMDGYWNFYEQPNYRGRQYFMKPGEYRRFSDWGGNNSTVGSFRRMRDF is encoded by the exons ATCACCTTCTACGAGGACAGGAACTTCCAGGGTCGGCACTACGAGTGCAATACTGACTGTGCTGACCTGTCCCCTTACTTCAGCCGCTGTAACTCCATTCGTGTGGAGAGTGACTGGTGGGTGGGGTATGAAAAACCCAATTACATGGGATACCAGTATGTTCTGAGCAGGGGAGAATATCCTGACTACCAGCGCTGGATGGGATTCAATGACAACATCAGGTCATGTCGTACCTACCCATAC TACCGAGGTGGAAACTACAGAATGAAGATTTACGAGAGGCCTGACTTTGGAGGACAGATGATGGAATTCATGGATGACTGTCCATCTGTCTACGATCGTTTCCGTTACCGTGACATTCACTCCTGCAATGTGATGGACGGTTACTGGAACTTCTATGAACAGCCCAACTACAGAGGCCGACAGTACTTCATGAAACCTGGTGAATACAGGAGATTCAGTGACTGGGGCGGCAACAACTCAACTGTCGGATCTTTCAGGCGTATGAGGGACTTCTAG